One Bacteriovorax sp. PP10 DNA window includes the following coding sequences:
- a CDS encoding undecaprenyl-diphosphate phosphatase, translated as MEALIVAAILGLVEGLTEFIPVSSTGHLIIVSEWLHLDHAKSDSFNIIIQLGAILAVVYLYRERFYEFFNWQKIKELKTLATQKTTNRLNLIHIAIAIIPVLAIGFVTRKFIKAHLFNTDVVIFSLIFVGVIMIVVEKFKPKATIKSLDEITYLDALIIGLGQCFALIPGVSRSGATMITGMLRKVDVKTSADFSFLISVPVISAATIYEFLKVYSQFSSSDLLQLLVGFVVSFLIAIVGIKGFLVVLKRLSITPFAIYRIVFGIVYYLFMK; from the coding sequence ATGGAAGCACTGATTGTCGCAGCGATTTTAGGACTTGTGGAAGGATTAACAGAATTCATTCCCGTATCCTCTACCGGCCACCTTATTATTGTCAGCGAATGGCTTCATCTTGATCACGCCAAAAGCGATTCATTCAACATCATCATTCAACTAGGTGCCATCCTTGCTGTCGTTTATCTTTACCGTGAAAGATTCTACGAATTTTTCAATTGGCAAAAAATTAAAGAACTAAAAACTCTGGCGACTCAAAAAACGACAAACAGACTTAACCTGATTCACATCGCGATTGCCATCATTCCAGTTTTGGCCATTGGATTTGTCACAAGAAAATTTATTAAGGCCCACCTCTTCAATACAGACGTGGTTATTTTCTCACTTATTTTTGTAGGTGTGATCATGATCGTAGTTGAAAAATTTAAACCGAAAGCGACCATTAAAAGTTTGGATGAAATCACTTACCTGGATGCTCTGATTATTGGCCTTGGGCAGTGTTTTGCCTTAATCCCAGGGGTCTCTCGCTCTGGAGCGACGATGATTACGGGGATGCTTAGAAAAGTAGATGTTAAAACATCGGCCGATTTTTCATTCTTAATTTCAGTGCCGGTTATCTCGGCGGCAACGATCTATGAATTCTTAAAAGTCTACTCACAGTTTTCAAGTTCTGACCTCCTTCAACTCCTGGTTGGATTCGTGGTCTCATTCCTGATTGCAATAGTCGGAATAAAAGGCTTCCTGGTGGTTTTAAAACGTCTTAGTATTACTCCCTTTGCGATCTACAGGATCGTTTTCGGGATCGTTTATTACCTGTTTATGAAGTAA
- a CDS encoding nicotinamide-nucleotide amidohydrolase family protein, which yields MTESLSVSMIIIGDEILNGRTTDLNGTWLTKYLFQRGLQFKSMRFIRDNVDEINNALTAALNDSDIVITSGGIGPTLDDKTKNTLANYFGKKIVESGDVANIVTENYVRFGRTWTKETNHYHFFPEDFVATPNPKGLAPGITYFSPEKKLVMAGPGVPREFTEIVEQEFFPLIKKYFAERFEDNFQTVIRTQGVPEEKIFFELCPTLWSDLEKFGKVSSLPHTIGIDIVISYHGDEKSHLVTQQKIKDLIMSTPLKDNVWQWGNVSVAELVLDKAKNKKCTFAFAESCTGGLASSKMTDLSGSSAVFHGGIISYDNSVKENVLKVKSQTLKDFGAVSIETATEMAIGVRDLLKVDYAVSISGIAGPTGGTPEKPKGTVAIGFASKDKSGAHLYLFPGDRIRLKDRFSDKALLTLLELMD from the coding sequence ATGACAGAATCACTTTCAGTTTCCATGATCATTATTGGGGATGAAATATTAAACGGAAGAACGACTGATTTAAACGGTACATGGCTGACGAAATATCTCTTTCAAAGAGGTCTGCAATTCAAGTCTATGCGCTTTATCAGAGACAATGTTGATGAAATTAATAACGCATTAACGGCCGCACTCAATGACAGCGACATCGTGATCACCAGTGGTGGAATTGGGCCGACTCTGGATGATAAAACGAAAAATACGCTGGCCAATTATTTTGGAAAAAAGATTGTTGAGAGCGGTGACGTCGCCAATATTGTCACAGAAAATTATGTTCGCTTCGGCAGAACATGGACTAAAGAAACCAATCACTACCACTTTTTCCCGGAAGATTTTGTAGCGACACCAAACCCCAAAGGACTTGCTCCGGGGATCACTTATTTTTCTCCTGAGAAAAAATTAGTGATGGCAGGGCCTGGTGTTCCGAGAGAGTTTACTGAAATTGTAGAGCAGGAATTTTTTCCACTTATAAAAAAATACTTCGCCGAGCGCTTTGAAGATAATTTCCAAACGGTCATCAGAACTCAAGGTGTGCCGGAAGAAAAAATCTTTTTTGAACTATGCCCTACTTTATGGAGTGACCTGGAAAAATTTGGAAAGGTCAGCTCACTTCCCCATACGATCGGAATTGATATTGTGATTAGTTATCATGGTGATGAAAAATCTCATCTAGTGACACAACAAAAGATTAAAGATCTTATTATGAGCACACCATTAAAAGACAATGTCTGGCAGTGGGGAAATGTCTCAGTTGCTGAATTAGTTTTAGATAAAGCAAAAAATAAAAAATGCACATTTGCTTTTGCAGAAAGCTGCACGGGTGGACTTGCCTCTTCGAAAATGACTGATCTTTCCGGATCGAGCGCCGTGTTTCACGGGGGAATTATCAGCTACGACAATTCTGTTAAAGAGAATGTTTTAAAAGTAAAATCACAAACTCTCAAAGATTTTGGTGCTGTTAGTATTGAGACAGCAACTGAGATGGCCATTGGTGTGCGTGACTTATTAAAAGTCGATTACGCTGTTTCTATTTCTGGAATAGCTGGGCCCACTGGCGGAACTCCAGAAAAACCAAAAGGCACAGTGGCCATTGGATTTGCTTCAAAAGATAAAAGTGGAGCTCACCTTTATTTATTTCCTGGAGACAGAATCAGATTGAAAGACCGCTTTTCAGATAAAGCGCTTTTAACACTGCTTGAATTGATGGATTAG
- a CDS encoding NAD(P)/FAD-dependent oxidoreductase — protein MTKKIQFTLDFNEDVEDYLKSHHPDMQDYRILNQALDARGAQRGKVPRYTYNIELLGKGEQFEAAVESFPQLDSFKNPPIIIGAGPGGLFCALRLADYGVPSIVIERGDRAHNRMLHIAKFWRYGEFNTENNVCYGEGGAGLFSDGKLITRIKSPFVQYVMNRFVDFGAPKETAYISNPHLGSNKIRALINKMSEYLISKGCVVRYNTRVDSLITEGKKVIGVVLNNGEKLYSDAVVLATGHSASEMYHHLEDLGVEMKQKDFAVGVRIEHPRELIDSIQYGNFAGLELGAARYRLSYEDPGSKKGTYSFCMCPGGYVLSSGTEAAGIVVNGMSNYARNSRWSNAALVVSVRAGIDFDSNKLLAGLDFQHGIEQKAYQASMARASGRELPAQTLKEFMDHSLNPDSTGIKTSTPSGIVKTEMRSVLPAFVTKHLENALVKFDDNLKGFISDKALLIAPETRTSAPVTIARNKETMESTSHQNLYPCGEGAGHAGGITSAAVDGVKIAMSLLKTQKGFEP, from the coding sequence ATGACAAAAAAGATCCAATTTACACTCGACTTCAATGAGGATGTTGAAGACTATTTAAAGTCTCACCACCCTGATATGCAGGATTACCGGATTTTGAATCAGGCCCTTGATGCTCGTGGTGCTCAAAGAGGAAAAGTCCCTCGCTATACTTACAACATTGAACTTCTTGGGAAGGGTGAGCAGTTTGAAGCTGCTGTCGAATCATTCCCTCAATTGGATTCATTTAAAAATCCTCCGATTATCATTGGGGCAGGCCCCGGCGGACTCTTTTGTGCTCTAAGACTAGCTGACTATGGAGTGCCATCAATTGTGATCGAACGCGGTGACCGCGCTCACAATAGAATGCTTCATATCGCAAAGTTCTGGCGCTACGGAGAATTCAACACAGAAAACAATGTTTGTTACGGTGAAGGTGGAGCTGGATTATTTTCAGACGGAAAACTTATCACACGAATTAAGTCTCCTTTTGTCCAGTATGTCATGAATCGCTTTGTGGATTTCGGTGCTCCAAAAGAAACAGCGTATATTTCTAACCCACATTTGGGTTCAAATAAGATCAGAGCACTGATTAATAAAATGAGTGAGTACCTCATCTCGAAAGGCTGTGTTGTAAGATACAACACCCGCGTAGACAGTCTCATCACTGAAGGAAAAAAAGTGATCGGCGTTGTTTTAAACAACGGAGAGAAACTTTATTCGGATGCTGTCGTATTAGCGACAGGACATTCTGCAAGTGAAATGTACCACCACCTGGAAGATCTGGGTGTAGAGATGAAACAAAAAGACTTCGCTGTTGGAGTTCGTATTGAACATCCAAGAGAGTTGATCGATTCAATTCAATACGGAAACTTTGCAGGCCTGGAACTTGGGGCCGCTCGCTATAGACTGAGCTACGAAGATCCAGGAAGTAAAAAAGGAACATACAGTTTTTGTATGTGCCCTGGTGGATATGTTCTTTCATCAGGAACAGAGGCCGCTGGAATCGTCGTCAACGGAATGAGTAACTACGCACGTAACTCTCGTTGGTCGAATGCTGCTCTTGTTGTAAGTGTGCGCGCAGGAATTGATTTTGATAGCAATAAACTTTTAGCAGGACTCGATTTCCAACACGGCATCGAGCAGAAAGCTTATCAAGCATCAATGGCGCGTGCGTCAGGGCGAGAACTGCCGGCGCAGACTCTAAAAGAGTTCATGGACCATTCACTAAATCCTGATAGCACAGGAATTAAAACCTCAACTCCCTCTGGGATTGTGAAAACTGAAATGAGATCTGTTTTACCTGCATTTGTGACTAAACATTTAGAGAATGCTCTGGTAAAATTTGATGACAACTTAAAAGGCTTTATTTCTGATAAAGCGCTTCTTATTGCTCCTGAAACCCGGACGTCGGCACCTGTGACGATCGCCCGTAACAAAGAGACGATGGAATCGACGAGCCACCAGAATCTTTACCCATGTGGTGAAGGTGCAGGTCACGCAGGAGGAATTACTTCCGCTGCCGTAGATGGTGTAAAAATCGCGATGTCTCTTTTGAAAACACAAAAAGGATTTGAACCATGA